The Aureispira anguillae genome contains a region encoding:
- a CDS encoding tetratricopeptide repeat protein has product MLNPQEIKNLSSLLISSNDNSVEIAFQLLTNYNEVIEQVTKELVLIAQLSWNDTLRKQAYQFLQKQYDTKQLEQWNEDFRLFHIYNNLFDIEDFDKNWEWFERHELVRLDYMPLIIQNSEYAGEYFAIAETLAEYYKKRLDWAERYYHIPLAHNPQNLNVLITLANLYKNGFHHYDKALLYYNKMLYFEETHYDALEAKGTLLLEYMKKVDEAIKTFELALNFHPQDEVLRIWLADAYMEKNTTTSFPLGKKILETLLEQSPSNSFAWTIYGNRLWLTENKPKEAELAYKNGLKHNPRNYNILGNLAELYDCVYKDYEQAKEYYLHAFAIYMDDAFHLSNYIRMLVFAKQDIKEAKDYYIHLQTLCFGAAKREPEFNDLQWKQFQQAEAILWEQFPELKKNILNTV; this is encoded by the coding sequence CAAGAAATTAAAAACTTATCCAGTTTATTAATCAGTTCAAATGACAATAGTGTTGAGATAGCTTTTCAATTATTAACCAATTATAATGAGGTGATTGAACAAGTGACAAAAGAACTTGTTTTGATTGCTCAATTATCTTGGAACGATACACTTCGCAAGCAAGCCTACCAATTCTTACAAAAACAGTACGACACAAAGCAGTTGGAACAATGGAACGAGGATTTTCGCCTTTTTCATATCTATAACAACCTTTTTGATATTGAAGATTTTGACAAGAACTGGGAGTGGTTTGAACGCCATGAATTGGTACGCCTCGATTATATGCCGCTAATTATTCAAAATAGTGAGTATGCAGGAGAATATTTTGCCATTGCCGAAACCCTTGCAGAGTATTACAAAAAGCGTTTGGATTGGGCAGAGCGTTATTATCATATTCCATTAGCGCATAATCCCCAAAATCTCAATGTATTGATTACCTTGGCAAATCTTTACAAAAATGGTTTTCATCACTATGACAAAGCATTGCTTTATTACAATAAAATGCTCTATTTTGAAGAAACCCATTACGATGCACTAGAAGCCAAAGGCACCTTGCTCTTGGAATATATGAAAAAGGTAGATGAGGCAATCAAGACCTTTGAGCTAGCACTCAACTTTCACCCCCAAGATGAAGTGTTGCGCATTTGGTTAGCCGATGCTTATATGGAAAAAAATACGACCACATCATTTCCCTTAGGCAAGAAAATATTAGAAACACTCCTAGAGCAATCGCCCTCTAATTCTTTTGCATGGACCATCTATGGCAATCGACTTTGGCTGACTGAAAACAAGCCCAAAGAAGCAGAATTGGCTTACAAAAATGGCCTAAAACACAACCCTAGAAATTATAATATCTTAGGCAATCTAGCAGAGTTGTACGACTGCGTTTATAAGGATTATGAACAAGCAAAAGAATATTACCTCCACGCTTTTGCCATCTATATGGACGATGCTTTCCATTTGAGCAATTATATTCGAATGTTGGTCTTTGCAAAACAAGATATAAAGGAGGCAAAAGATTATTATATACACTTACAAACCTTGTGTTTTGGAGCCGCCAAACGAGAACCTGAGTTTAATGATTTACAATGGAAACAATTTCAGCAAGCAGAAGCTATTTTGTGGGAACAGTTTCCTGAACTCAAAAAAAACATCTTAAATACAGTGTAA